From a region of the Theobroma cacao cultivar B97-61/B2 chromosome 8, Criollo_cocoa_genome_V2, whole genome shotgun sequence genome:
- the LOC18591322 gene encoding 30S ribosomal protein S9, chloroplastic: MLGDIIVYSSYVILSGSPSLSLPCSSPAALSQNTTKFLITINFPQTMALSISSLTSSLSSLSFSSQISRNPNSVSIPQPPKSVPISLFSKTTRSLSISATVAAPPESEPVEDLKKYVKSRLPGGFAAQTIIGTGRRKSAIARVVLQEGTGKFIINYRDAREYLQGNPLWLQYIKVPLVTLGYETSYDVFVKAHGGGLSGQAQAISLGIARALLKVSEDHRSPLRKEGLLTRDSRVVERKKVGLKKARKAPQYSKR; encoded by the exons ATGCTTGGGGACATTATCGTCTATTCCTCGTACGTTATCCTCTCTGGCTCTCCCAGTCTCAGCTTGCCCTGCTCCTCGCCAGCAGCACTGTCACAAAATACCACCAAATTTCTAATAACAATCAATTTCCCACAAACAATGGCTCTTTCTATATCTTCCCTTACATCATCCCTTTCTTCCCTCTCATTTTCCTCTCAAATTTCCCGGAATCCAAACAGTGTCTCAATTCCCCAACCGCCAAAATCCGTCCCCATTTCTCTCTTCTCCAAAACCACCCGTTCCCTCTCCATCTCCGCCACCGTTGCTGCCCCACCTGAATCGGAACCGGTAGAGGACCTCAAGAAGTACGTTAAGTCCAGGCTACCCGGTGGGTTCGCGGCTCAGACTATCATAGGGACGGGACGCCGGAAAAGCGCCATTGCTCGTGTGGTTCTCCAGGAAGGCACCGGAAAGTTCATCATCAACTACCGTGACGCCAGG GAGTATCTGCAAGGGAATCCGTTGTGGCTGCAGTACATAAAAGTTCCATTGGTGACATTGGGGTACGAGACTAGTTACGATGTATTTGTCAAAGCTCATGGGGGTGGCCTTTCGGGACAGGCTCAGGCAATCTCCCTGGGCATTGCCCGTGCATTGCTCAAGGTGAGTGAGGACCATCGCAGCCCGTTGAGGAAAGAAGGGCTTTTGACCAGGGATTCCAGAGTCGTGGAGAGGAAGAAAGTTGGGCTCAAAAAGGCTCGTAAAGCTCCACAGTACTCCAAACGTTAA